A window from Polynucleobacter sp. MWH-UH25E encodes these proteins:
- a CDS encoding NUDIX hydrolase, with the protein MKYCPNCAATITVKIPADDSRERHVCESCGSIHYQNPRNVVGSIPVYGDKVLLCRRAIEPRHGYWTLPAGFMELGESTSDGAARETFEEAGAVVDIGPLYSLLNVPHAEQVHLFYLATMKTPDFSAGEESLEVALFDEQDIPWQDLAFPTVKQTLEWFFADRASGALNSEFHVRSRDVLRSEKI; encoded by the coding sequence ATGAAGTACTGTCCCAACTGCGCAGCTACGATTACTGTAAAAATACCAGCTGATGATTCACGTGAAAGACATGTATGCGAATCATGCGGAAGCATTCATTATCAGAACCCCAGAAACGTTGTTGGCAGCATTCCTGTTTATGGTGATAAGGTGTTACTCTGCCGCCGTGCCATTGAGCCTCGCCATGGTTATTGGACGCTGCCTGCGGGCTTCATGGAGTTGGGCGAAAGCACCAGCGATGGCGCTGCTCGCGAAACATTTGAAGAGGCTGGTGCAGTTGTTGATATTGGGCCGCTGTATTCGTTGCTAAATGTTCCCCATGCAGAGCAAGTGCATTTGTTCTATCTCGCAACTATGAAGACGCCTGATTTTTCAGCTGGAGAAGAGAGTTTAGAGGTGGCTCTATTTGATGAGCAAGATATTCCCTGGCAAGATCTTGCCTTTCCAACTGTGAAGCAGACTCTAGAGTGGTTCTTCGCCGATCGCGCTTCTGGTGCTTTGAATAGTGAATTTCATGTGCGCAGTCGAGATGTCTTACGCTCCGAGAAAATCTAA